The stretch of DNA TTAATGTCACGTTAGCAGAACGATAATTTGGCTCTTCATAAAAAGTGGCATTCTTTTTTTGATAATTTTGTTCAATCATGATATTTGAAATTCTAACTTTGAATTGTGGATAAGCCCAAATTTTTAAAGTTTGCAAAACAAACAGAAAACCTACACCCAAAAAAATTTTAAACTGATTTATTTTCATTATTAACTCTCACTGCTTCCCGGAATTAATTTTTAATTTCCTGGAATACTCTTCAATTTCATCTTTATGTGCAATCCAGTTAAAATCTAAAATTCGTTTTGGTTCATTTTGGTACTTTAATTCATAATGCAAATGGGAACCGGTACTAAAACCCGAACTATCAATATACCCTATTAAATCGCCTTGGCGAATTTCCTGACCGTTCTTTACAGGAATGGTATAGGCAGAAATATTGACACTGTTTAATTTCAGTCCCCATCTTTCACAATGCTCATACACCTGTTTTATCACAGCACCATCCGGGGTCAGTTTAGAATGCAGAAGATGCGTATATTTAACGGTAATATTCTTAGAATACCGAACTATAATCGTATTTGCACAATCTGAAAGACCAGAATTTTGATATTTTTCAAAATTATCGCCTGCCACAACAATATTTTGGCATTTCTCTAATGCAGTATTGCCTTCCTTGACTTGTACTTTTCCATCAAACTGTGCATAAATTGGGGTACCACATGGTGCAGCAATGTCCAAAGCAATATGTGGAGTTTTAGGATTATTCTTATATCTGTTATCTGTTGTAATCGTTACTCCCGGACCCAGTATATTCAAAGGCATACTGACCCCAGACTGCATTACACAACCTTCTGCCAAAGGTTTACCCAGGTCATCTCGGCAGCCATTATGATCTTTTAACTTTTTCGGTTGGCCAATATAGAGCATGGGGCCCCCCATAGACCCCGAAGTTTGTAGTAAAAAACGAACCGCATGAAAACCATCTCCCTTGGGGTAAGTTAGTATATAAGAACTTACTCCCCATTGGAGCCGACGGAACTCATCATCTCTCGGGTATAAAGCCTGTTTTTGGAGGTGACAGAATGACGGGTTATGGGAAGTTACGGCCTTAAAGGGCTATATTTAGGAATTACTGATGCCACTTTAAAGAAATGGAAAGATACTTTTTTAGCAGAAGAAAATAGTCCTCAAAAAGCAACACTGGAAGATGAGAACCTTCGCCTTAGAGAAGAAATTGCAGAGTTAAGAGAAGAAAGGGATATTTTAAAAAAGTCCGTGGCCATCTTCTTGAAACCAAGGAAATGAAGTTTAAATGGATTCAAAATCATACGGATTCCTTTTCTATTAAGAAGATGGCTGAACTCTTAGAAGTTTCTACGAGCGGATATTATGAATTTGTAGATAGAGCACCATCCAATCGGACTATTGAGAATATCTATATTCTTGAAAGGATAAAAACTTCCTTTACGAACAGCTTAAACCTTTATGGTAGTCCCAGAATTGCTGAAGATTTAAGGGATGAGGGTTTAAATGTCGGAAAGAACAGAATAGCAAAAATCATGAAAAACAATTATATAAGTCCAAATAAGCCTAAAACGTTTAGAATTTGCACAACTGATTCAAATCACAAATTCCCAATTTTCCCTAATATATTAAATCAAGCTTTCCATGTGGGTGAAATTGGAATGAATTATGTATCCGATATAACCTATATTGAAACCATAGGAGGATTCAGCTATTTGACAACAGTCTTAGACTTGGGGAATAGAGAAGTTATAGGCTGGCATTTATCAAAAGAGATGAAAAGTGAAGATATAAAAGTCGCAATTGATAAAGCTTTTTTCAGAAGGCCAATAAAGAAAGGAGGATTATTTCACACGGACCGGGGGTCTCAATATGCATCAGATTTAATAAAGGAAACAGTCAAGATGAATGGAGCTTTACAAAGTATGAGCCGTAAAGGAAATTGTTATGACAATTCTGTCCAAGAATCATTTTTTGGAACATTAAAAAAGGAATGTATTTATAGACTACCTGGAAAGGTAAGTTTTTTAGAATTAGAAAACATTCTGTTTGACTATATAGATTGTTTTTATAATACTAGGAGAAAGGCATTCTTCACTAGGATATAACAGTCCTATAAAGTTTGCAAAATTAATTGCTTAACGAGTGTCCGATTTATCGGGGGAAGTTCAAAACAATGAAACACACATATCACATACACGGAATGACCTGTAACGGTTGCCGTAAGCACGTAGAAGAAACACTTTCAAAAGTACAAGGCGTTTCAAAAGTTGCTGTTGATTTAGAAAAAGCAGAAGCGACTATTGAAATGGAAAAACATATTCACTTGGAAACATTTCAGGAAGCCTTAAAAAATGATGGTGGAAGATATAGTATCCATAATTTAGGAGAACATCATCACCATTCAGAACCCAAACAGCACGACAAACCAAAAGGAAAAGGAACGGGCGTATTTTATTGCCCGATGCGTTGCGAAGGCGATAAAACATACGACAAAGCTGGTGATTGCCCAGTCTGCGGAATGGA from Leptospiraceae bacterium encodes:
- a CDS encoding M23 family metallopeptidase, whose translation is MQSGVSMPLNILGPGVTITTDNRYKNNPKTPHIALDIAAPCGTPIYAQFDGKVQVKEGNTALEKCQNIVVAGDNFEKYQNSGLSDCANTIIVRYSKNITVKYTHLLHSKLTPDGAVIKQVYEHCERWGLKLNSVNISAYTIPVKNGQEIRQGDLIGYIDSSGFSTGSHLHYELKYQNEPKRILDFNWIAHKDEIEEYSRKLKINSGKQ